GAAAATTACGGAGAAACAAATGAACAAAGACCAGGTAACCAATCCTTTGGAAGCGATTCGGGGTAGGGTACCGGGTTTGACTATTCAACGGGGTACGAATGGACCCGCAGCTCTGGATGCAGTGCGCCTGCGTGGAACCACTTCACTGACTAGTGGTAACGATCCTCTGATTATTGTCGATGGAGTGTTTGGCGACCTTAGTATGCTGACTTCCATTTACCCCACAGATATCGAAAGTTTCACGATTCTGAAAGATGCTTCCGAAACGGCACAATACGGTTCACGTGGTGCTTCCGGTGTGATTGAAGTCACCACTAAAAAAGGAATGCAGGGTAGGACGCAGGTAGCCTACAACGGTAGTTTCGGCATTTCTACTGTCTACAAGAATCTTAAAATGTTGTCGGGAGACGAGTTCCGTAGCGTAGCTTCCGAACGCGGTATCTCTATTTTAGATAAAGGTAATAATACTAACTTCCAGAAAGAAATACAACAGACAGGTCTGCAACAGAATCATCACGTCGCTTTCTATGGAGGCTCCAGCACGTCGAGCTACCGTGTATCACTTGGTTTTATGGATCGTCAGGGGGTGATTTTGAATGAAGATATGAAGAATTTCACTTCCAATATGAACATGAACCAAAAGATGTTCGATGGCTTCTTCGACTGCGAACTGGGGATGTTCGGTTCTATCCTGAAAAATCATAATCTGGTTGACTATCAGAAAACCTTCTATTCGGCGGCAACCTTTAACCCGACGTATCCTAACCATAAAGATCCCGTTACTAACTCGTGGGACGGCATCACTACCGCCAGTCAGATAACAAACCCGTTGGCATGGATGCAGGTGGACGATGACGACGCTACTTCGCATATCAGTACACACGCCCGTTTCACCTTCAATTTGATGAAAGAATTGAAATTGGTACTGTTCGGTGCCTATACCTATAATATAGTTGAAAATTCGCAATATCTCCCCACCTCTGTTTGGGCGAACGGGCAGGCTTATAAAGGAACAAAGAAAATGGAGTCCCTCCTCGGAAATATGATGCTGACTTATAAAAAAGGCTGGAAAAAGCACTTCTTCGACGTCCTGGCATTAGCCGAACTCCAGAAAGAAACGTACACGGGATATTATACCACAGTCAGCAATTTCAGCACGGATAAGTTCGGCTACAACAATTTGCAAGCCGGTGCAGTCCGTCTGTGGGAGGGGACAAATTCGTACTACGAACAACCCCGTCTCGCATCTTTTATGGGACGTTTCAACTATACGTATGCCGATCGTTATGTCCTGACGCTGAATGCCCGTACGGACGCTTCCTCCAAGTTTGGAGCAAATCATAAGTGGGGCTTCTTTCCCTCCATATCTGCCGCATGGGTAGTCAGTGAGGAAAAGTTTATGAAACGTTTGCCAGTGGTTGATAATTTGAAATTTCGTATCGGTTACGGTCTGGCGGGTAACCAGAGTGGAATTGACTCGTATACTACACTGAATCTGGTAAAGCCGAACGGAGTTGTTCCGGTAGGCAACTCTGCCGTTGTCTCATTGGGTGATTTGAGGAATACGAACCCCGACTTGAAGTGGGAAGTGAAACACACTTTCAATACAGGTTTTGACGTAGCTTTGTTTGGTAACCGTCTGTTACTTTCCGCTAACTACTACAATTCTCGAACAACGGATATGCTTTATCTGTATAATGTGAGTGTACCGCCTTTCACTTACAACACTTTACTGGCTAATATCGGCTCCATGCGTAACTGGGGTACGGAAATAGCTATTGGTATCACTCCTCTGAAAACAAAAGATATGGAATTGAACATTAATGCCAATGTCACCTTCCAACGTAACAAACTTCTCTCATTAAGCGGAATGTACAACGGCGAAATGATTTCCGCGCCTGAATACAAGAGCCTTGCCAGTCTCGACGGAGCCGGCTTCCACGGTGGCTACAACCACATCGTCTATCAAATGGTCGGTCAACCATTAGGTGTTTTTTATTTGCCTCATAGCACCGGACTGGTGTCCGACGGGAACGGTGGATACACCTATGGTATTGCGGACTTGAACGGTGGTGGTGTCAATCTTGAAGACGGCGAAGACCGCTATGTGGCAGGGCAAGCCGTGCCCAAAACAATTCTGGGTTCGAACATCAGCTTCCGTTACAAACACTTCGATCTTTCGGTGCAGATCAACGGAGCTTTCGGCCATAAAATCTATAACGGAACATCACTGACGTATATGAACATGAATATCTTCCCTGACTACAATGTGATGAAATCCGCGCCGAAGCAGAACATTAAGGACCAGACTGCCACTGACTATTGGCTGGAAAAAGGCAATTACGTAAACTTTGACTACGTGACGCTTGGTTGGAATGTACCAATCGAGAAGGTGCAGAAACTCAAGAAGTACGTCCGTTCTTTGCGTCTTGCCTTCACGGTCAACAACCTGGCGACGATTTCCGGCTATTCAGGGCTATCACCGATGATTAACAGTTCTACGGTAAACTCTACTTTGGGGGTGGATGATAAACGTAACTACCCGTTGGCACGTACCTATACATTGGGATTGAGTATTAACTTTTAACGGAGGATGAGAAGATGAAAGAATATTTGAAAAAGATTAGTTTGGTGCTTGCTACGTGTACGTTCTTGTTTTCCTGCGATAAATTTCTGGAAGAAAATCCGAAAGATAAGTTGCCCGAAGATGATGTGTATAATTCCATTTCGGAAGTCTATCTCAATGCTGTTGCCTCGCTCTATACTTATGTGGGCGGTTACAGCGACAGCCAGGGATTGCAGGGAACGGGCAGAGGTGTCTATGATCTCAATACTTTCACTACTGATGAAGCTATTATCCCTACGCGCGGTGGCGACTGGTACGACGGTGGCTTTTGGCAGGGATTATTTCTCCATGATTGGGGTATTGAGAATGATGCCATTCAAGCTACATGGGAGTATCTTTATAAAGTCGTAATGCTTAGTAATA
The nucleotide sequence above comes from Bacteroides caccae. Encoded proteins:
- a CDS encoding SusC/RagA family TonB-linked outer membrane protein, translating into MIRQHGKLTFLSFLLVVSCGNTFAQKIPVIPLDLDSLITVGYATGSLKTLSGSVEKITEKQMNKDQVTNPLEAIRGRVPGLTIQRGTNGPAALDAVRLRGTTSLTSGNDPLIIVDGVFGDLSMLTSIYPTDIESFTILKDASETAQYGSRGASGVIEVTTKKGMQGRTQVAYNGSFGISTVYKNLKMLSGDEFRSVASERGISILDKGNNTNFQKEIQQTGLQQNHHVAFYGGSSTSSYRVSLGFMDRQGVILNEDMKNFTSNMNMNQKMFDGFFDCELGMFGSILKNHNLVDYQKTFYSAATFNPTYPNHKDPVTNSWDGITTASQITNPLAWMQVDDDDATSHISTHARFTFNLMKELKLVLFGAYTYNIVENSQYLPTSVWANGQAYKGTKKMESLLGNMMLTYKKGWKKHFFDVLALAELQKETYTGYYTTVSNFSTDKFGYNNLQAGAVRLWEGTNSYYEQPRLASFMGRFNYTYADRYVLTLNARTDASSKFGANHKWGFFPSISAAWVVSEEKFMKRLPVVDNLKFRIGYGLAGNQSGIDSYTTLNLVKPNGVVPVGNSAVVSLGDLRNTNPDLKWEVKHTFNTGFDVALFGNRLLLSANYYNSRTTDMLYLYNVSVPPFTYNTLLANIGSMRNWGTEIAIGITPLKTKDMELNINANVTFQRNKLLSLSGMYNGEMISAPEYKSLASLDGAGFHGGYNHIVYQMVGQPLGVFYLPHSTGLVSDGNGGYTYGIADLNGGGVNLEDGEDRYVAGQAVPKTILGSNISFRYKHFDLSVQINGAFGHKIYNGTSLTYMNMNIFPDYNVMKSAPKQNIKDQTATDYWLEKGNYVNFDYVTLGWNVPIEKVQKLKKYVRSLRLAFTVNNLATISGYSGLSPMINSSTVNSTLGVDDKRNYPLARTYTLGLSINF